From Eubalaena glacialis isolate mEubGla1 chromosome 17, mEubGla1.1.hap2.+ XY, whole genome shotgun sequence, a single genomic window includes:
- the RPL30 gene encoding large ribosomal subunit protein eL30, whose protein sequence is MVAAKKTKKSLESINSRLQLVMKSGKYVLGYKQTLKMIRHGKAKLVILANNCPALRKSEIEYYAMLAKTGVHHYSGNNIELGTACGKYYRVCTLAIIDPGDSDIIRSMPEQTGEK, encoded by the exons ATGGTGGCCGCAAAGAAGACG AAAAAGTCACTGGAGTCGATCAACTCTAGGCTCCAGCTGGTTATGAAAAGTGGAAAGTACGTGCTGGGGTACAAGCAGACTCTGAAAATGATCCGACACGGCAAAGCGAAACTGGTCATCCTCGCCAACAACTGCCCAGCCTTGAG GAAATCTGAAATAGAGTATTATGCCATGTTGGCCAAAACTGGTGTCCATCACTACAGTGGCAATAATATTGAATTGGGCACAGCGTGTGGAAAATACTACAGAGTATGCACACTTGCTATCATTGATCCAG gtgattctgatatcaTTAGAAGCATGCCAGAACAGACTGGTGAAAAGTAA